One genomic segment of Mycolicibacterium chubuense NBB4 includes these proteins:
- a CDS encoding phenylacetate--CoA ligase family protein translates to MSERLDLLNMAWEAWRFRRGDGTAIADRQRTRLDALVHHARTASPYYRHLYRNVEPGPVNVRSLPVTAKRELMDHFDDWVTDPDVTIDALRRDFLADASLAGAPYLGRYHVVTTSGTTGEPGVIVHDGPSWALLSLVGRRGEWHTVTARHVLGGVARRGLRVAALFAGGGHFGAAAALESARRRHPALARRLRVFSVLRPVPDLVAELDDFQPTVLEGYPTALTLLAAEQRAGRLNIRPVLAITAGEHLSTAARTDIESTFDCLVQNRYGSAEFVALGAQCSAGRIHINSDWFLFEPVDEDHRPVPAGVTSHTVLVTNLANRIQPLIRYDLGDRVTVIAAACACGNRLPGIVVEGRSGDLLVFESADGRSVRVLPLALGTIVEETPGVSRFQAVRTGPRTLQVRLQPQTGADPAAVWQAVHDRLQDFLAGQGLASIQVGLSPRSPAADRRSGKFRQVFSASSE, encoded by the coding sequence GTGTCCGAGCGCCTCGACCTGCTGAACATGGCCTGGGAGGCGTGGCGGTTCCGCCGCGGTGACGGGACAGCCATCGCGGACCGTCAGCGCACGAGGCTCGACGCGCTGGTGCACCACGCCCGCACGGCGTCGCCCTACTACCGGCACCTGTACCGCAACGTGGAACCCGGGCCGGTCAATGTGAGGTCGCTTCCCGTGACCGCCAAGCGCGAGCTCATGGATCACTTCGACGACTGGGTGACCGACCCCGACGTCACCATCGACGCGCTGCGGCGTGACTTCCTGGCCGACGCCTCGCTGGCGGGAGCGCCGTATCTCGGCCGGTATCACGTCGTCACGACATCCGGAACGACCGGAGAACCAGGCGTCATCGTGCACGACGGCCCCTCGTGGGCTCTGTTGTCACTGGTTGGACGCCGCGGCGAATGGCACACCGTGACCGCCCGGCACGTCCTGGGTGGGGTGGCACGACGCGGGCTGCGGGTGGCTGCACTCTTCGCGGGAGGCGGCCACTTCGGTGCGGCCGCCGCGCTGGAAAGCGCCCGACGACGCCACCCGGCGCTCGCCCGCCGGCTGCGGGTGTTCTCGGTGCTGCGACCCGTCCCGGATCTCGTGGCAGAACTCGATGATTTCCAGCCGACGGTGCTGGAGGGCTACCCGACGGCACTGACACTGCTCGCGGCCGAGCAACGGGCCGGCCGGCTGAACATCCGGCCGGTACTGGCGATCACGGCGGGGGAGCATCTGTCCACCGCGGCCCGCACCGACATCGAGTCGACCTTCGACTGTCTCGTGCAGAACCGTTACGGATCGGCCGAGTTCGTCGCCTTGGGCGCACAGTGTTCGGCAGGGCGGATCCACATCAACAGCGACTGGTTCCTGTTCGAACCGGTCGACGAGGACCACCGGCCGGTCCCTGCCGGCGTCACATCCCACACCGTGCTGGTGACGAATCTGGCCAACCGGATCCAGCCCCTGATCCGTTACGACCTCGGCGACCGCGTCACGGTGATCGCCGCGGCGTGCGCGTGCGGCAACCGGCTGCCCGGGATCGTCGTGGAGGGCCGGTCCGGTGACCTGCTCGTCTTCGAATCGGCCGACGGGCGATCGGTCCGGGTCCTGCCGCTGGCGCTCGGGACGATCGTGGAGGAGACGCCGGGTGTGAGCCGGTTTCAGGCCGTCCGCACAGGCCCGCGGACGCTGCAGGTGCGACTTCAACCGCAGACCGGGGCCGACCCGGCCGCGGTGTGGCAGGCCGTGCACGACCGGCTGCAGGACTTCCTCGCAGGCCAGGGCCTCGCCTCGATCCAGGTGGGGCTCTCGCCGCGATCCCCAGCGGCCGACCGGCGAAGCGGCAAGTTCCGTCAGGTGTTCTCCGCCAGCAGCGAGTAG
- the arc gene encoding proteasome ATPase, translated as MSESERSEASEVFGTSSDSHLSSEDAAELEHLRREAAVLREQLEGVVGPQSGLRSARDVHQLEARIDSLAARNAKLMDTLKEARQQLLALREEVDRLGQPPSGYGVLLSVQDDETVDVFTSGRKMRLTCSPNIDTKELKKGQTVRLNEALTVVEAGHFESVGEISTLREILADGHRALVVGHADEERIVWLAEPLVAAELLPETEVEDDFDDGRPRKLRPGDSLLVDTKAGYAFERIPKAEVEDLVLEEVPDVSYNDIGGLGRQIEQIRDAVELPFLHKELYREYSLRPPKGVLLYGPPGCGKTLIAKAVANSLAKKMAEVRGDDAREAKSYFLNIKGPELLNKFVGETERHIRLIFQRAREKASEGTPVIVFFDEMDSIFRTRGTGVSSDVETTVVPQLLSEIDGVEGLENVIVIGASNREDMIDPAILRPGRLDVKIKIERPDAESAQDIFSKYLTEALPVHTDDLAEFGGDRSLTIKAMIEKVVDRMYAEIDDNRFLEVTYANGDKEVMYFKDFNSGAMIQNVVDRAKKYAIKSVLETGQAGLRIQHLLDSIVDEFAENEDLPNTTNPDDWARISGKKGERIVYIRTLVTGKSSSASRAIDTESNLGQYL; from the coding sequence ATGAGTGAGTCCGAGCGTTCTGAAGCCTCTGAAGTCTTTGGGACATCCTCTGATAGTCATCTCTCCAGCGAGGATGCTGCAGAACTGGAACACCTGCGCCGTGAAGCTGCCGTCCTCCGGGAGCAGCTCGAGGGTGTGGTAGGTCCGCAGAGCGGACTGCGCAGTGCCCGTGATGTGCATCAGCTGGAGGCGCGCATCGACTCGCTCGCCGCCCGCAACGCCAAACTGATGGACACGCTCAAGGAAGCGCGGCAGCAATTGCTCGCTCTGCGAGAGGAAGTCGACCGGCTCGGCCAACCGCCCAGCGGCTACGGCGTGCTGCTCTCCGTGCAGGACGACGAGACGGTCGACGTGTTCACCTCGGGACGCAAGATGCGGCTGACGTGCTCCCCGAACATCGACACCAAAGAACTGAAGAAGGGCCAGACGGTGCGCCTCAACGAGGCGCTGACCGTCGTCGAGGCCGGTCACTTCGAGTCCGTCGGTGAGATCAGCACGCTGCGCGAGATCCTCGCCGACGGCCACCGGGCGCTGGTGGTCGGCCATGCCGACGAGGAGCGGATCGTCTGGCTCGCCGAGCCGCTGGTGGCCGCCGAGCTCCTGCCCGAGACCGAAGTCGAGGACGATTTCGACGACGGACGGCCACGCAAGCTGCGCCCCGGCGACTCGCTGTTGGTCGACACCAAGGCCGGCTACGCGTTCGAGCGCATCCCCAAGGCCGAGGTCGAAGACCTCGTGCTCGAAGAGGTGCCCGACGTCAGCTACAACGACATCGGCGGGCTGGGCCGGCAGATCGAGCAGATCCGAGATGCCGTCGAGCTGCCGTTCCTGCACAAGGAGCTCTACCGGGAATACTCGCTGCGGCCGCCCAAGGGCGTTCTGCTCTACGGTCCGCCCGGTTGCGGCAAGACTCTGATCGCCAAGGCCGTCGCCAACTCGCTGGCCAAGAAGATGGCCGAGGTCCGCGGGGACGACGCCCGTGAGGCCAAGAGCTACTTTCTCAACATCAAGGGCCCCGAGCTGCTGAACAAGTTCGTCGGTGAGACCGAGCGGCACATCCGGCTGATCTTCCAGCGGGCCCGCGAGAAGGCCTCCGAGGGCACCCCGGTGATCGTGTTCTTCGACGAGATGGACTCGATCTTCCGTACCCGCGGCACCGGCGTCAGCTCCGACGTCGAGACGACCGTGGTGCCGCAGCTGCTCAGCGAGATCGACGGTGTGGAGGGACTCGAGAACGTCATCGTGATCGGCGCCTCCAACCGCGAGGACATGATCGATCCGGCGATCCTGCGGCCCGGCCGCCTGGACGTCAAGATCAAGATCGAGCGGCCGGATGCCGAGTCCGCGCAGGACATCTTCAGCAAGTACCTCACCGAGGCCCTGCCGGTGCACACCGACGACCTCGCCGAGTTCGGCGGCGACCGCTCGCTGACGATCAAGGCGATGATCGAGAAGGTCGTCGACCGGATGTACGCCGAGATCGACGACAACCGGTTCCTGGAGGTCACCTACGCCAACGGTGACAAGGAAGTCATGTACTTCAAGGACTTCAACTCCGGGGCGATGATCCAGAACGTCGTCGACCGGGCCAAGAAGTACGCGATCAAGTCCGTGCTGGAAACGGGCCAGGCGGGCCTGCGGATCCAGCACCTGCTCGACTCGATCGTCGACGAGTTCGCCGAGAACGAGGACCTGCCCAACACCACCAATCCCGACGACTGGGCCCGCATCTCGGGCAAGAAGGGCGAGCGGATCGTCTACATCCGCACGCTCGTCACCGGCAAGAGTTCGTCGGCCAGCCGGGCGATCGACACCGAGTCCAACCTGGGCCAGTACCTGTAG
- a CDS encoding DUF503 domain-containing protein produces MWIGWLEFDLLLGDVRSLKQKRSAVRPLIAELARKFAVSAAETGCHELYRRAGIGIAIVSPDQAHAVSVLDAAERLVAARPEFELLSTRRGLRRSTDD; encoded by the coding sequence ATGTGGATCGGCTGGCTGGAGTTCGATCTGCTCCTGGGTGACGTGCGATCGCTGAAGCAGAAGCGCTCGGCCGTTCGCCCGTTGATCGCCGAACTGGCCCGCAAGTTCGCCGTATCGGCCGCCGAGACCGGGTGCCACGAGTTGTACCGCCGTGCGGGTATCGGCATCGCGATCGTCTCGCCCGACCAGGCCCACGCGGTCTCGGTGCTCGACGCCGCGGAACGGCTGGTGGCTGCGCGCCCGGAGTTCGAGTTGCTGTCGACACGGCGCGGGTTGCGCCGCAGCACCGACGATTAG
- a CDS encoding STAS domain-containing protein, giving the protein MSDFAARTTESGVVVVQPTGRLNMVAAPTLRKQLNDIVDGGGARIVVDLSTTDFIDSSGLGALIAALKIARKAGGDLRIAAPTRQVCTVLELSNLDRILRAYESVDSAFDD; this is encoded by the coding sequence TTGAGCGACTTCGCTGCTCGCACAACGGAGTCCGGTGTCGTGGTGGTTCAGCCAACCGGACGGTTGAACATGGTCGCTGCCCCGACGTTGCGCAAGCAACTGAATGACATCGTCGACGGCGGCGGCGCCCGGATCGTCGTCGATCTGAGCACCACTGACTTCATCGACTCCTCGGGGCTGGGAGCGTTGATCGCGGCATTGAAGATTGCTCGTAAGGCGGGCGGCGATCTCCGTATCGCTGCGCCCACGCGGCAGGTCTGCACGGTGTTGGAACTGAGCAACCTGGACCGGATTTTGCGTGCCTACGAATCCGTGGACAGCGCTTTTGATGACTAA
- a CDS encoding GAF domain-containing protein, whose protein sequence is MDDAMPSNGDARSPAMARLSDAELRELKQGLVAAVVGAGVDDAALSVLIRQLTTDPDALKPVVQLSLNDPSRLAALNSTGLMAGGAGRTLDTVALLAAEALATPFVAISLLDDSTELLAGLNVDDGDCERVRSADLSIGKFTVATGIPFIVDDAKDHPLLAGHPTVLSGAVGAYAGIPIFSDDDDAVGSMCAWDTHAVNWTGGQILVLQDMADLASAKIFRRPI, encoded by the coding sequence GTGGACGACGCCATGCCGTCAAACGGTGACGCGAGATCGCCAGCTATGGCGCGGCTTTCCGATGCCGAATTACGCGAACTCAAACAGGGACTGGTGGCGGCTGTCGTAGGGGCCGGTGTGGATGACGCCGCTTTGTCTGTGCTGATTCGACAACTCACCACCGATCCTGACGCGCTGAAACCCGTGGTTCAGCTTTCGCTGAACGATCCATCCCGATTAGCTGCGCTGAACAGTACGGGACTGATGGCAGGCGGCGCCGGGCGCACGCTCGATACGGTCGCCCTCCTGGCAGCAGAAGCTCTTGCGACGCCTTTTGTCGCAATCTCACTACTCGACGACAGCACGGAATTGCTCGCCGGGTTGAACGTCGACGACGGCGACTGCGAAAGAGTGCGTTCGGCGGACCTGTCGATCGGCAAGTTCACCGTGGCCACCGGTATTCCGTTCATCGTCGACGATGCAAAGGATCACCCTCTGCTGGCCGGTCATCCCACCGTGCTCAGCGGTGCGGTCGGGGCATACGCCGGCATTCCGATTTTCAGCGACGATGACGATGCGGTCGGGTCGATGTGCGCCTGGGACACTCACGCCGTCAACTGGACGGGCGGCCAGATACTCGTTCTGCAGGACATGGCCGACCTTGCGAGCGCAAAAATCTTCCGCCGACCGATATGA
- a CDS encoding ATP-binding protein, with protein sequence METVTGSETLAEIQGTLDLALANEDVSEYAKMCIELAVSEIGTNIIEHSGDGEPVRLRMVVEVQPDAIAVTFTDDGHPAPIDLSSVSMPDEASEGGRGLAIAHRVLDELSYSRDRDGNHWTLKRLRSE encoded by the coding sequence ATGGAGACCGTGACCGGCTCCGAGACGCTGGCGGAAATTCAGGGCACACTCGATCTGGCGTTAGCGAACGAAGACGTCTCCGAGTACGCCAAGATGTGCATCGAGCTTGCCGTCAGCGAGATCGGCACGAACATCATCGAGCACTCAGGTGACGGAGAGCCGGTGCGATTGCGCATGGTCGTGGAGGTCCAGCCGGACGCCATAGCCGTCACGTTCACCGACGATGGCCACCCTGCCCCCATCGATCTCAGTAGTGTGTCCATGCCCGATGAGGCGTCGGAGGGCGGCCGTGGCCTGGCGATCGCCCACCGCGTCCTCGACGAGCTGTCGTATTCGCGTGACCGCGATGGCAATCACTGGACGCTGAAGCGGCTGCGGTCAGAGTGA
- a CDS encoding pyridoxamine 5'-phosphate oxidase family protein, with protein MKAFTDQERQSFLAGKHVGVLAVAASNGRPPAGVPIWYDYIDGHIRINTGASSRKARLIEQAGAVTLVVQREDPPYQYVVVEGTVVETTSPAPLDAREAIAIRYLGEKDGRAFVQGMGDVGSVLFTIRPDRWISADYSEDS; from the coding sequence ATGAAGGCCTTCACGGATCAGGAACGGCAGAGTTTCCTCGCGGGCAAGCACGTCGGCGTGCTGGCGGTGGCGGCATCGAACGGTAGGCCGCCGGCCGGCGTTCCGATCTGGTACGACTACATCGACGGGCACATCCGGATCAACACGGGGGCCTCGTCGCGGAAGGCCCGGCTCATCGAGCAAGCCGGTGCGGTGACGCTGGTCGTCCAGCGGGAGGATCCGCCCTACCAGTACGTCGTCGTCGAGGGCACGGTCGTCGAGACCACCAGCCCCGCGCCGCTGGACGCCCGCGAAGCCATCGCCATCCGCTACCTCGGCGAGAAAGACGGACGCGCGTTCGTGCAGGGTATGGGCGACGTGGGGAGCGTGTTGTTCACTATTCGTCCCGACCGCTGGATCAGTGCGGACTACTCCGAGGACAGCTGA
- a CDS encoding thioesterase family protein, protein MIECLFHRRGGDGEFEVFESTDGTRSNWDPQIQHGSPPLALLTKAIEERSAGTGLRIGRLTLDILGAIPVAPVRVRAWVDRPGARISMIAAEMLADRPDGSRRPVARVTAWLLAPSDTSDVVTDRYPPLVEGKAASVAHAWEGAPGYLETVSWRRQVAPDRLGESAVVWLSPLVPLVDSEPTTALQRLAMVVDSANGIGAALDPQQFLFMNTDTAVHLHRLPRGSDFALRARGSIGPDGIGVTTAEIFDRDGFIGTCAQTLLVQRRV, encoded by the coding sequence GTGATCGAGTGCCTCTTCCACCGGCGGGGCGGCGACGGCGAGTTCGAGGTCTTCGAGTCGACCGACGGCACCCGGAGCAATTGGGATCCGCAGATCCAGCACGGGTCACCACCGCTGGCGCTGCTGACCAAGGCCATCGAAGAACGGTCCGCCGGCACCGGCCTACGCATCGGCCGACTCACCCTGGACATCCTCGGCGCGATACCCGTTGCGCCCGTGCGGGTCCGGGCCTGGGTGGATCGCCCGGGCGCCCGCATCTCGATGATCGCCGCCGAAATGCTCGCCGACCGCCCCGACGGAAGCCGCCGGCCCGTCGCGCGCGTCACCGCGTGGCTGCTCGCGCCCAGCGACACCAGCGACGTGGTCACCGACCGCTATCCGCCACTCGTGGAGGGCAAGGCGGCGAGCGTGGCCCATGCCTGGGAGGGCGCGCCGGGTTACCTGGAGACCGTGAGCTGGCGCAGGCAGGTCGCCCCAGACCGTCTTGGCGAATCAGCCGTCGTCTGGCTGAGCCCCCTTGTCCCCCTCGTCGACTCCGAGCCGACGACGGCACTGCAGCGGCTGGCGATGGTGGTCGACTCGGCCAACGGCATCGGCGCCGCGCTGGACCCACAGCAGTTCCTCTTCATGAACACCGACACCGCCGTGCACCTGCACCGGCTGCCTCGGGGCAGCGACTTCGCGTTACGTGCGAGAGGGTCGATCGGGCCCGACGGCATCGGCGTGACGACAGCCGAGATCTTCGATCGCGACGGCTTCATCGGCACCTGCGCGCAGACGCTGCTCGTGCAGCGACGCGTCTGA
- a CDS encoding SpoIIE family protein phosphatase, with protein sequence MGILVVLAVVAALSMKTQTAGLTTPALWPASGIALGLGIRFPRRYTWILAVGVAAVTLLVLLWAGRPAPLAIFLSAGAALEMAAGTLLLRGRRDRSPRFAKPGDLAKFLVIAVVASMLYGLTASVAFFLFANPATALETLETGLLKHVAGMALLTPLFMAPPRRRQPAGYAEAASHVVASLAVATGVFLFGDTLPLAFLTFLPIVGAALRLSTRLLSVLMVGVTTIAAAGSAHGMGPFAFDYLGARTGTVLLQVFQVSMVAVFLTLSLVVGAERDMSSRLYDSEELFRKSFNSSVAGKLMVVRSSTQWNVERANPSGQDLLPGLREGARLDTLIGEEAAARLSAVADSLIDGNARLTLKLADGRSLDMSVAVIGERPEGTLFVLHFHDVTEAERVRQLEQEEMNRAAEVQRALLPSALPAIPGWMFGSFTIPARQVGGDFYDVRVDEPSIVLSLGDVMGKGMDAGMLAAATRAALRSHDPATSPSDVVNRAANILDADLRRISAFVTLAYVLVDMESGDFRFTDAGHGLHFVVRTGSGRVERLVSDDMPLGLGDRWRELYDSLAPGDMILLVSDGVMDRWGGSLEGLEEAIARCAKRDGMSPQAVVDSLCADAGDVLDGDDITAVALCRAG encoded by the coding sequence GTGGGCATTCTGGTGGTCCTGGCCGTGGTGGCGGCCCTCTCGATGAAAACCCAAACGGCGGGCCTGACGACACCGGCCTTGTGGCCAGCGTCCGGAATTGCTCTCGGCCTGGGCATCCGCTTTCCGCGCCGCTACACCTGGATTCTCGCCGTGGGGGTCGCGGCGGTGACGCTGCTGGTCTTACTCTGGGCAGGGCGACCGGCTCCGCTAGCGATCTTTCTGTCAGCGGGCGCCGCCCTCGAGATGGCGGCGGGCACACTTCTGCTGCGGGGTCGGCGCGATCGCTCACCGCGTTTCGCTAAACCCGGCGATCTGGCCAAGTTCCTTGTGATCGCTGTGGTGGCGTCGATGCTCTACGGACTGACCGCCTCCGTTGCCTTTTTCCTCTTTGCAAACCCCGCGACAGCGCTGGAAACGCTCGAGACCGGTCTGCTGAAGCATGTGGCGGGAATGGCGCTCCTCACCCCCCTGTTCATGGCGCCGCCCCGCCGGAGACAACCGGCGGGCTATGCAGAAGCGGCGTCACACGTTGTCGCGAGCCTGGCAGTCGCTACCGGCGTATTTCTGTTCGGCGACACGTTGCCGTTGGCATTCCTGACATTCCTACCCATAGTGGGTGCGGCGCTTCGGCTCTCGACCCGACTGCTGTCCGTACTCATGGTCGGCGTGACGACCATTGCGGCAGCCGGCAGTGCGCACGGTATGGGTCCGTTCGCCTTCGACTACCTCGGTGCACGAACGGGGACCGTCTTACTACAGGTTTTTCAGGTATCGATGGTGGCGGTGTTCCTCACGCTGTCGCTCGTGGTGGGCGCCGAGCGGGACATGTCATCGCGGCTGTACGACAGCGAGGAGTTGTTCCGCAAGAGTTTCAACTCCTCCGTCGCCGGCAAGCTGATGGTCGTTCGAAGCTCCACCCAATGGAACGTCGAGCGCGCCAACCCGTCCGGACAGGACTTGCTGCCCGGGCTTCGAGAAGGGGCGCGGCTCGACACATTGATAGGTGAGGAGGCCGCTGCCCGACTGTCGGCCGTCGCCGATTCTCTCATTGACGGAAATGCGCGTCTGACCCTCAAGCTGGCCGACGGCCGCTCCCTGGACATGAGTGTCGCAGTCATCGGCGAGAGGCCCGAAGGAACTCTGTTCGTGCTGCACTTCCACGACGTCACCGAAGCGGAGCGAGTACGTCAGCTCGAGCAGGAGGAAATGAACCGGGCCGCTGAGGTCCAACGAGCGCTGTTGCCGAGCGCGTTGCCGGCGATCCCGGGTTGGATGTTCGGCTCATTCACCATTCCGGCCAGACAGGTCGGCGGCGACTTCTACGACGTACGTGTGGATGAACCTTCCATCGTGCTCAGCCTCGGCGACGTCATGGGTAAAGGCATGGACGCAGGCATGCTCGCCGCCGCGACACGCGCCGCGCTGCGGTCTCACGACCCCGCGACCAGCCCGTCAGACGTGGTCAATCGCGCCGCGAATATCCTCGACGCAGATCTGCGCCGCATCAGCGCATTCGTCACGCTCGCTTACGTTCTGGTCGACATGGAGTCTGGCGACTTCCGATTCACCGACGCGGGTCACGGGCTGCACTTCGTTGTCCGGACCGGTTCCGGCCGAGTCGAGCGGCTGGTGTCCGACGATATGCCGTTGGGGCTGGGCGACCGGTGGCGAGAACTGTACGACAGCCTGGCCCCCGGGGACATGATCCTGCTCGTCAGTGACGGCGTTATGGATCGGTGGGGCGGTTCGTTGGAGGGCCTCGAAGAGGCGATCGCTCGATGCGCCAAGCGGGATGGGATGAGCCCACAGGCGGTGGTGGACTCCTTGTGCGCTGATGCGGGCGACGTGCTCGACGGTGATGACATCACGGCGGTTGCCTTGTGCCGTGCCGGATGA
- a CDS encoding RecB family exonuclease: MSEPTDGGGRGQRVRRPALSPSRASDFKQCPLLYRFRAIDRLPEPSSAAQLRGSVVHAALEQLYALPAPERVPETALSLVAPAWDRVIAEQPLLATDIEPALRADLLEEARALLSGYYRLEDPTRFDPQSCEQRVEVELADGTLLRGFVDRIDVAPTGELRVVDYKTGKAPPEARALAEFKAMFQMKFYAVALLRSRGVLPTRLRLLYLADSQVLDYTPDLDELVRFEKTLMAIWRAIQSAGATGDFRPRPSRLCDWCAHRTVCPVFGGTPPPYPGWPEVLDDGDADAVLRTREPAA, from the coding sequence ATGAGCGAGCCGACGGACGGTGGCGGACGGGGACAGCGCGTACGGCGCCCCGCGCTGTCCCCGTCGCGCGCGAGCGATTTCAAGCAGTGCCCGCTGCTCTACCGGTTCCGGGCCATCGACCGGCTGCCCGAGCCGTCGTCGGCAGCGCAGCTGCGCGGCTCGGTGGTGCATGCCGCACTCGAACAGCTCTATGCGCTGCCCGCCCCCGAACGCGTCCCCGAGACGGCCCTCTCGCTGGTGGCGCCGGCATGGGACCGGGTGATCGCCGAGCAACCCCTGCTGGCCACCGACATCGAGCCGGCCCTGCGGGCCGACCTCCTCGAGGAGGCGCGGGCGCTGTTGTCGGGCTACTACCGGCTGGAGGACCCCACCCGGTTCGACCCGCAGAGTTGCGAGCAACGCGTGGAAGTGGAGCTGGCCGACGGCACGCTGCTGCGCGGATTCGTCGACCGCATCGACGTCGCACCGACCGGGGAACTGCGCGTGGTCGACTACAAGACCGGCAAGGCCCCGCCGGAAGCGCGGGCGCTGGCCGAGTTCAAGGCGATGTTCCAGATGAAGTTCTACGCGGTGGCGCTGCTGCGCTCCCGCGGCGTGCTGCCCACCCGGCTGCGGCTGCTCTACCTCGCCGACAGCCAGGTACTCGACTACACACCCGACCTCGACGAACTGGTGCGGTTCGAGAAGACCCTGATGGCGATCTGGCGTGCCATCCAATCGGCCGGCGCCACAGGCGATTTCCGCCCACGCCCGTCGCGGCTGTGCGACTGGTGCGCCCACCGGACGGTCTGCCCCGTCTTCGGTGGCACTCCCCCGCCGTACCCGGGGTGGCCCGAAGTGCTCGATGACGGCGATGCCGACGCCGTGCTACGCACCCGGGAGCCTGCTGCGTGA
- a CDS encoding tRNA (adenine-N1)-methyltransferase: MRRTGPFAVGDRVQLTDAKGRRYTMVLKPGGEFHTHRGIIALDDVVGLPEGSVIRSTNGDQFLVLRPLLVDYVMSMPRGAQVVYPKDAAQIVHEGDIFPGARVLEAGAGSGALTCSLVRAVGPDGRVTSYELREDHAEHALRNVTTFFGEKPANWELVTADVADYAGPEVDRVVLDMLAPWDVLGAVGNALVAGGVLIIYVATVTQLSKTVEALREQQCWTEPRAWESMQRGWHVVGLAVRPEHSMRGHTAFLITARKLAPGAVAPIPLRKKRPTV; this comes from the coding sequence GTGCGCAGAACCGGTCCGTTCGCCGTGGGTGACCGCGTGCAACTCACCGACGCCAAGGGCAGGCGCTACACGATGGTCCTCAAGCCCGGCGGAGAGTTCCACACCCATCGCGGCATCATCGCGCTCGACGACGTGGTCGGGCTGCCCGAGGGCAGTGTGATCCGCTCGACGAACGGTGATCAGTTTCTGGTGCTGCGGCCCCTGCTCGTCGACTACGTGATGTCCATGCCGCGCGGGGCTCAGGTCGTGTATCCGAAGGACGCGGCGCAGATCGTCCACGAGGGCGACATCTTCCCGGGGGCGCGCGTGCTGGAGGCGGGCGCGGGCTCCGGGGCGCTGACGTGTTCGCTGGTGCGTGCCGTGGGACCGGACGGCCGGGTGACGTCGTACGAGCTGCGTGAGGACCACGCCGAGCACGCGTTGCGCAACGTCACCACCTTCTTCGGCGAGAAGCCGGCGAACTGGGAGCTGGTGACCGCCGATGTCGCCGACTACGCCGGGCCCGAGGTCGATCGTGTCGTCCTCGACATGCTGGCCCCGTGGGATGTGCTCGGCGCGGTGGGAAACGCGCTCGTCGCCGGCGGAGTCCTCATCATCTATGTCGCCACGGTCACCCAGCTGTCCAAGACCGTGGAGGCGCTGCGCGAACAGCAGTGCTGGACCGAACCGCGGGCGTGGGAGAGCATGCAGCGCGGCTGGCACGTCGTCGGTCTGGCAGTGCGTCCCGAGCACTCGATGCGCGGCCACACCGCCTTCCTGATCACCGCACGCAAACTGGCGCCGGGCGCGGTGGCGCCGATCCCGTTGCGCAAGAAGCGTCCGACGGTCTGA
- a CDS encoding adenosine-specific kinase, translating to MTAPSLSWDVVSVDKPDDLNVIVGQAHFIKTVEDLHEALVGVSAALRFGLAFCEASGPRLVRRSGNDPELVELATRNALAIGAGHCFVIFLREGFPVNVLNPIKAIPEVCGIYCATANPVQVVLAVTSLGRGIVGVVDGEPPLGAETGEDVADRRNLLRAIGYKL from the coding sequence GTGACCGCGCCGTCGCTGTCCTGGGATGTGGTGTCCGTCGACAAGCCGGACGACCTCAACGTGATCGTCGGTCAGGCGCACTTCATCAAGACCGTCGAGGACCTGCACGAGGCCCTGGTCGGGGTCAGCGCAGCGCTGCGGTTCGGTCTGGCGTTCTGTGAAGCGTCGGGGCCGCGGTTGGTGCGGCGGTCGGGCAACGATCCCGAGCTGGTCGAGCTGGCCACCCGCAACGCACTGGCGATCGGCGCCGGGCACTGTTTCGTGATCTTCCTGCGTGAGGGCTTTCCCGTCAACGTGCTCAATCCGATCAAGGCGATCCCCGAGGTCTGCGGAATCTACTGCGCCACAGCCAATCCCGTGCAGGTCGTACTCGCGGTGACCTCTCTGGGCCGCGGCATCGTCGGTGTGGTCGACGGCGAGCCGCCGCTGGGGGCGGAGACCGGCGAAGACGTCGCGGACCGGCGCAACCTGTTGCGCGCCATCGGCTACAAACTCTGA